One part of the Astatotilapia calliptera chromosome 9, fAstCal1.2, whole genome shotgun sequence genome encodes these proteins:
- the mpp7a gene encoding MAGUK p55 subfamily member 7 isoform X9, whose product MFGERSLHSLVKIHERLQHYEESKPAPVLEGAAPLARDVSDELEGKSASQDVKELLKLLANPHVKSLLSVHDAVAQKKYDPELPPLPEDIDDDEDSVKIIRLVKNKEPLGATIRRDESTGAIIVARIMKGGPADRSGLIHVGDELKEVNGIPVDDKKPEEIIRILAQSQGAITFKVVPGAKDEASIKEPQMFVKALFDYDPKDDNTIPCKEAGLAFKKGCILQIMSQDDATWWQAKHEGDTNPRAGLIPSKQFQERRLAFQQPVTTLSSLRRSTRRSLTAPQTCTADCVSLDDVTVEFAEEIEEDADYSGGFHLAGFRRSFRLSRRDRKTTKSMYEAKKSEMYDMADVPTYEEVVPYRRQRGDKHRLVVLVGPTGVGLSELKKKLLISDPQHFSVTIPHTSRPKKNQETDGVDYHFISKQLFETDIQNNKFIEHGEYKGNFYGTSLDSIRSILSKKKVCLLDVQPHLIKHLRTAEFKPFVVFVKPPTVDRLRETRKKTQIISGKDDKDSTKPFTEEDFQEMVNTAQTMETQYSHLFEMVIVNDNLDVAFSELQLALKKVETETHWIPVSWTHS is encoded by the exons ATGTTTGGAGAGAGAAGTCTCCACTCACTTGTTAAG ATCCACGAACGGCTGCAGCACTATGAAGAGAGCAAGCCCGCCCCTGTCCTGGAAGGAGCTGCACCTCTGGCACGTGAC GTGTCTGATGAGCTGGAAGGCAAATCAGCCAGTCAGGATGTCAAAGAGCTTCTTAAACTGCTGGCAAACCCACATGTAAAG AGCCTCCTGTCCGTCCACGACGCAGTTGCCCAAAAGAAGTATGACCCCGAACTACCTCCGCTGCCTGAAGACATCGATGACGATGAAGATTCTGTGAAAATTATAAGATTGGTCAAGAACAAGGAGCCACTG GGAGCAACAATAAGACGTGATGAGAGCACAGGTGCCATCATTGTGGCCCGGATCATGAAGGGAGGGCCAGCTGACAGAAGTG GTTTAATTCATGTAGGGGATGAACTGAAGGAGGTCAATGGAATCCCTGTGGACGACAAGAAACCAGAGGAAATCATTCGTATTCTG GCACAGTCACAAGGAGCCATTACCTTTAAAGTTGTCCCTGGTGCAAAGGACGAGGCATCTATCAAGGAGCCACAG ATGTTTGTGAAGGCGCTCTTTGACTACGACCCAAAAGATGACAACACCATCCCATGTAAGGAAGCTGGTTTGGCCTTCAAGAAGGGTTGCATCCTACAGATCATGAGCCAAGATGATGCAACCTGGTGGCAGGCCAAACACGAGGGCGACACAAATCCTCGTGCTGGCTTAATACCATCCAAACAGTTCCAGGAGAG GAGACTTGCATTTCAGCAACCTGTTACGACTCTTTCGTCCCTAAGGAGGTCTACTAGACGATCAT TGACTGCACCACAGACATGTACCGCAGATTGTGTATCACTAG ATGATGTGACAGTAGAGTTTG CTGAAGAGATTGAAG AGGATGCTGATTATAGTGGTGGATTTCACCTAG CTGGGTTCAGGAGAAGCTTTCGCCTCAgcaggagagacagaaagaccACCAAGTCCATGTACGAGGCGAAGAAGAGTGAAATGTACGACATGGCTGACGTGCCCACATACGAGGAAGTCGTCCCGTACCGCAGGCAAAGGGGAGACAAACACAGGCTGGTGGTGCTAGTAG GACCCACAGGTGTCGGCTTGAGTgaactgaagaagaaactgttGATCTCTGACCCCCAGCACTTCAGTGTGACCATTCCAC ACACCAGTCGACCCAAGAAGAACCAGGAGACCGATGGTGTGGATTACCACTTCATCTCCAAGCAGCTCTTTGAGACGGACATCCAAAACAACAA ATTCATTGAGCATGGCGAGTACAAAGGGAATTTCTACGGCACAAGTCTGGACTCGATACGTTCAATCCTCTCAAAGAAGAAAGTGTGCCTGCTGGATGTCCAGCCTCAT CTAATAAAGCATCTTCGAACAGCAGAGTTTAAACCTTTCGTTGTGTTCGTGAAGCCCCCGACCGTCGACAGACTGAGAGAGACCAGAAAGAAAACCCAAATTATATCAGGCAAAGACGACAAGGACTCCACCAAACCCTTCACG GAGGAAGACTTTCAGGAGATGGTGAACACGGCCCAGACAATGGAGACTCAGTACAGCCATCTCTTTGAGATGGTTATAGTCAACGACAACCTCGATGTTGCCTTCAGCGAGCTGCAGTTGGCACTAAAGAAAGTGGAGACAGAGACACACTGGATTCCAGTCAGCTGGACTCACTCCTGA
- the mpp7a gene encoding MAGUK p55 subfamily member 7 isoform X8 — MPALATGTGHEPGLYELLAALPSQLQPHVNCSEDNTFLQDMFGERSLHSLVKIHERLQHYEESKPAPVLEGAAPLARDVSDELEGKSASQDVKELLKLLANPHVKSLLSVHDAVAQKKYDPELPPLPEDIDDDEDSVKIIRLVKNKEPLGATIRRDESTGAIIVARIMKGGPADRSGLIHVGDELKEVNGIPVDDKKPEEIIRILAQSQGAITFKVVPGAKDEASIKEPQMFVKALFDYDPKDDNTIPCKEAGLAFKKGCILQIMSQDDATWWQAKHEGDTNPRAGLIPSKQFQERRLAFQQPVTTLSSLRRSTRRSSGFRRSFRLSRRDRKTTKSMYEAKKSEMYDMADVPTYEEVVPYRRQRGDKHRLVVLVGPTGVGLSELKKKLLISDPQHFSVTIPHTSRPKKNQETDGVDYHFISKQLFETDIQNNKFIEHGEYKGNFYGTSLDSIRSILSKKKVCLLDVQPHLIKHLRTAEFKPFVVFVKPPTVDRLRETRKKTQIISGKDDKDSTKPFTEEDFQEMVNTAQTMETQYSHLFEMVIVNDNLDVAFSELQLALKKVETETHWIPVSWTHS, encoded by the exons ATGCCTGCCCTGGCCACCGGAACCGGCCATGAGCCAG GTCTGTATGAGCTGCTGGCGGCCCTGCCatcccagctgcagcctcatgtCAACTGCTCTGAGGACAACACCTTCCTTCAGGATATGTTTGGAGAGAGAAGTCTCCACTCACTTGTTAAG ATCCACGAACGGCTGCAGCACTATGAAGAGAGCAAGCCCGCCCCTGTCCTGGAAGGAGCTGCACCTCTGGCACGTGAC GTGTCTGATGAGCTGGAAGGCAAATCAGCCAGTCAGGATGTCAAAGAGCTTCTTAAACTGCTGGCAAACCCACATGTAAAG AGCCTCCTGTCCGTCCACGACGCAGTTGCCCAAAAGAAGTATGACCCCGAACTACCTCCGCTGCCTGAAGACATCGATGACGATGAAGATTCTGTGAAAATTATAAGATTGGTCAAGAACAAGGAGCCACTG GGAGCAACAATAAGACGTGATGAGAGCACAGGTGCCATCATTGTGGCCCGGATCATGAAGGGAGGGCCAGCTGACAGAAGTG GTTTAATTCATGTAGGGGATGAACTGAAGGAGGTCAATGGAATCCCTGTGGACGACAAGAAACCAGAGGAAATCATTCGTATTCTG GCACAGTCACAAGGAGCCATTACCTTTAAAGTTGTCCCTGGTGCAAAGGACGAGGCATCTATCAAGGAGCCACAG ATGTTTGTGAAGGCGCTCTTTGACTACGACCCAAAAGATGACAACACCATCCCATGTAAGGAAGCTGGTTTGGCCTTCAAGAAGGGTTGCATCCTACAGATCATGAGCCAAGATGATGCAACCTGGTGGCAGGCCAAACACGAGGGCGACACAAATCCTCGTGCTGGCTTAATACCATCCAAACAGTTCCAGGAGAG GAGACTTGCATTTCAGCAACCTGTTACGACTCTTTCGTCCCTAAGGAGGTCTACTAGACGATCAT CTGGGTTCAGGAGAAGCTTTCGCCTCAgcaggagagacagaaagaccACCAAGTCCATGTACGAGGCGAAGAAGAGTGAAATGTACGACATGGCTGACGTGCCCACATACGAGGAAGTCGTCCCGTACCGCAGGCAAAGGGGAGACAAACACAGGCTGGTGGTGCTAGTAG GACCCACAGGTGTCGGCTTGAGTgaactgaagaagaaactgttGATCTCTGACCCCCAGCACTTCAGTGTGACCATTCCAC ACACCAGTCGACCCAAGAAGAACCAGGAGACCGATGGTGTGGATTACCACTTCATCTCCAAGCAGCTCTTTGAGACGGACATCCAAAACAACAA ATTCATTGAGCATGGCGAGTACAAAGGGAATTTCTACGGCACAAGTCTGGACTCGATACGTTCAATCCTCTCAAAGAAGAAAGTGTGCCTGCTGGATGTCCAGCCTCAT CTAATAAAGCATCTTCGAACAGCAGAGTTTAAACCTTTCGTTGTGTTCGTGAAGCCCCCGACCGTCGACAGACTGAGAGAGACCAGAAAGAAAACCCAAATTATATCAGGCAAAGACGACAAGGACTCCACCAAACCCTTCACG GAGGAAGACTTTCAGGAGATGGTGAACACGGCCCAGACAATGGAGACTCAGTACAGCCATCTCTTTGAGATGGTTATAGTCAACGACAACCTCGATGTTGCCTTCAGCGAGCTGCAGTTGGCACTAAAGAAAGTGGAGACAGAGACACACTGGATTCCAGTCAGCTGGACTCACTCCTGA
- the mpp7a gene encoding MAGUK p55 subfamily member 7 isoform X5 — MPALATGTGHEPGLYELLAALPSQLQPHVNCSEDNTFLQDMFGERSLHSLVKIHERLQHYEESKPAPVLEGAAPLARDVSDELEGKSASQDVKELLKLLANPHVKSLLSVHDAVAQKKYDPELPPLPEDIDDDEDSVKIIRLVKNKEPLGATIRRDESTGAIIVARIMKGGPADRSGLIHVGDELKEVNGIPVDDKKPEEIIRILAQSQGAITFKVVPGAKDEASIKEPQMFVKALFDYDPKDDNTIPCKEAGLAFKKGCILQIMSQDDATWWQAKHEGDTNPRAGLIPSKQFQERRLAFQQPVTTLSSLRRSTRRSYDVTVEFAEEIEEDADYSGGFHLAGFRRSFRLSRRDRKTTKSMYEAKKSEMYDMADVPTYEEVVPYRRQRGDKHRLVVLVGPTGVGLSELKKKLLISDPQHFSVTIPHTSRPKKNQETDGVDYHFISKQLFETDIQNNKFIEHGEYKGNFYGTSLDSIRSILSKKKVCLLDVQPHLIKHLRTAEFKPFVVFVKPPTVDRLRETRKKTQIISGKDDKDSTKPFTEEDFQEMVNTAQTMETQYSHLFEMVIVNDNLDVAFSELQLALKKVETETHWIPVSWTHS; from the exons ATGCCTGCCCTGGCCACCGGAACCGGCCATGAGCCAG GTCTGTATGAGCTGCTGGCGGCCCTGCCatcccagctgcagcctcatgtCAACTGCTCTGAGGACAACACCTTCCTTCAGGATATGTTTGGAGAGAGAAGTCTCCACTCACTTGTTAAG ATCCACGAACGGCTGCAGCACTATGAAGAGAGCAAGCCCGCCCCTGTCCTGGAAGGAGCTGCACCTCTGGCACGTGAC GTGTCTGATGAGCTGGAAGGCAAATCAGCCAGTCAGGATGTCAAAGAGCTTCTTAAACTGCTGGCAAACCCACATGTAAAG AGCCTCCTGTCCGTCCACGACGCAGTTGCCCAAAAGAAGTATGACCCCGAACTACCTCCGCTGCCTGAAGACATCGATGACGATGAAGATTCTGTGAAAATTATAAGATTGGTCAAGAACAAGGAGCCACTG GGAGCAACAATAAGACGTGATGAGAGCACAGGTGCCATCATTGTGGCCCGGATCATGAAGGGAGGGCCAGCTGACAGAAGTG GTTTAATTCATGTAGGGGATGAACTGAAGGAGGTCAATGGAATCCCTGTGGACGACAAGAAACCAGAGGAAATCATTCGTATTCTG GCACAGTCACAAGGAGCCATTACCTTTAAAGTTGTCCCTGGTGCAAAGGACGAGGCATCTATCAAGGAGCCACAG ATGTTTGTGAAGGCGCTCTTTGACTACGACCCAAAAGATGACAACACCATCCCATGTAAGGAAGCTGGTTTGGCCTTCAAGAAGGGTTGCATCCTACAGATCATGAGCCAAGATGATGCAACCTGGTGGCAGGCCAAACACGAGGGCGACACAAATCCTCGTGCTGGCTTAATACCATCCAAACAGTTCCAGGAGAG GAGACTTGCATTTCAGCAACCTGTTACGACTCTTTCGTCCCTAAGGAGGTCTACTAGACGATCAT ATGATGTGACAGTAGAGTTTG CTGAAGAGATTGAAG AGGATGCTGATTATAGTGGTGGATTTCACCTAG CTGGGTTCAGGAGAAGCTTTCGCCTCAgcaggagagacagaaagaccACCAAGTCCATGTACGAGGCGAAGAAGAGTGAAATGTACGACATGGCTGACGTGCCCACATACGAGGAAGTCGTCCCGTACCGCAGGCAAAGGGGAGACAAACACAGGCTGGTGGTGCTAGTAG GACCCACAGGTGTCGGCTTGAGTgaactgaagaagaaactgttGATCTCTGACCCCCAGCACTTCAGTGTGACCATTCCAC ACACCAGTCGACCCAAGAAGAACCAGGAGACCGATGGTGTGGATTACCACTTCATCTCCAAGCAGCTCTTTGAGACGGACATCCAAAACAACAA ATTCATTGAGCATGGCGAGTACAAAGGGAATTTCTACGGCACAAGTCTGGACTCGATACGTTCAATCCTCTCAAAGAAGAAAGTGTGCCTGCTGGATGTCCAGCCTCAT CTAATAAAGCATCTTCGAACAGCAGAGTTTAAACCTTTCGTTGTGTTCGTGAAGCCCCCGACCGTCGACAGACTGAGAGAGACCAGAAAGAAAACCCAAATTATATCAGGCAAAGACGACAAGGACTCCACCAAACCCTTCACG GAGGAAGACTTTCAGGAGATGGTGAACACGGCCCAGACAATGGAGACTCAGTACAGCCATCTCTTTGAGATGGTTATAGTCAACGACAACCTCGATGTTGCCTTCAGCGAGCTGCAGTTGGCACTAAAGAAAGTGGAGACAGAGACACACTGGATTCCAGTCAGCTGGACTCACTCCTGA